In Jannaschia sp. W003, the genomic stretch AGTCCTGCGCCTCGTAGGGGGACACGGTGGCCAGCGTCACGCTGAGGGGCCGCTCGCCCGTGCCCTCGCGCATCACCACCCAGACCGAGGGGACGCGCGCGGCGAGGTTGTGCATGTAGGCCTCGGTCTCGGCGCCGTGCAGCTCCAGCGGGACGGTGGCGGCGTGGTACTCGGCGGCCTCGCCCTCGCGGCGCAGCTCGCGCCAGTCGGCGGGGCCGGCGCCCGGCAGGAGGCCGGTGGCGGCCCACACGGTCCGGGCCCACCGGGTCACGCCCGGTCGGCAGGTCAGAACGATGCCGAGGGACATCGTCTCGTATTTCTCGGGGTGTCGGATCATCCGGTGAGTGACGGGCTC encodes the following:
- a CDS encoding DUF3305 domain-containing protein, with the translated sequence MSLGIVLTCRPGVTRWARTVWAATGLLPGAGPADWRELRREGEAAEYHAATVPLELHGAETEAYMHNLAARVPSVWVVMREGTGERPLSVTLATVSPYEAQDYTDSGEELVEKIAMPAGLRAWVEDFCARFHVDEAFKKRRRDRTRTDLVEDGVGDARIAQVADVYRSPASRKARLQ